One genomic window of Actinoplanes lobatus includes the following:
- a CDS encoding class I SAM-dependent methyltransferase yields the protein MRTFEELVLEGSSADVDGWGFGWLDGRATEERPPWGYARLLAARLAGVSSAVDVDTGGGEIIGGMPVLPPRMVVTEGWPPNAARARQLLGPRGVVVAEVAPGDPLPFADRTFELVSSRHPVRPDWPEIARVLVPGGGYLAQHVGPASAFELIEWFLGPLPVTNLARDPESEAAAARRAGLEVVDLRTARCRMEFCDIGAVVWILRKCVWWVPDFTVDRYRERLRALDAHIREHGSFAACSTRTLIEARRG from the coding sequence GTGCGTACGTTTGAGGAATTGGTTCTGGAAGGCTCTTCGGCGGACGTCGACGGGTGGGGTTTCGGCTGGCTGGACGGGCGGGCCACCGAGGAGCGGCCGCCGTGGGGATATGCGCGGCTGCTCGCGGCCCGGCTGGCCGGGGTGTCGTCGGCGGTGGATGTGGACACCGGCGGTGGGGAGATCATCGGTGGGATGCCGGTGCTGCCGCCGCGGATGGTGGTGACCGAGGGCTGGCCGCCGAACGCCGCACGTGCCCGGCAGCTGCTGGGGCCGCGTGGCGTGGTGGTCGCCGAGGTCGCGCCGGGTGATCCGCTGCCCTTCGCGGACAGGACGTTCGAGCTGGTCAGCAGCCGTCATCCGGTGCGGCCGGACTGGCCGGAGATCGCCCGGGTGCTGGTGCCCGGTGGCGGCTACCTGGCGCAGCATGTCGGTCCGGCGTCGGCGTTCGAGCTGATCGAGTGGTTTCTCGGGCCGCTGCCGGTGACGAATCTCGCTCGCGATCCGGAAAGCGAGGCGGCGGCGGCACGGCGGGCCGGCCTGGAGGTCGTGGATCTGCGGACGGCGCGGTGCCGGATGGAGTTCTGCGACATCGGGGCCGTCGTATGGATCCTGCGTAAATGCGTCTGGTGGGTGCCGGACTTCACCGTCGACAGGTATCGCGAGCGGCTACGGGCGCTGGACGCGCACATCCGGGAACACGGGTCGTTCGCCGCGTGCTCGACTCGGACGCTGATCGAGGCCCGGCGCGGCTGA
- a CDS encoding TetR/AcrR family transcriptional regulator has translation MARTPAPGTRDSILTAAAGLFYEHGVRAVSMAQVVEAAGCGKNLLYRHFPSKAELAAAYLTLVRHERERSVTEALHWSTDPVDRLLALTGEVADMVRRPGYRGCAFRNYLTEFPDEDDEPARVAQAYLADSRAQWDRLVTGIGGNALLADRIWLIVNGLYTGPPGQADVAVEWITELVRAEPGSVISATR, from the coding sequence GTGGCACGCACGCCTGCACCGGGCACCCGGGACAGCATCCTGACCGCGGCCGCCGGGCTCTTCTACGAGCACGGCGTCCGCGCTGTCAGCATGGCCCAGGTGGTCGAGGCGGCCGGCTGCGGCAAGAACCTGCTCTACAGGCACTTTCCGAGCAAGGCGGAGCTGGCGGCGGCGTACCTCACGCTCGTCCGCCATGAGCGGGAACGCTCGGTGACCGAGGCTCTGCACTGGTCCACCGATCCGGTTGATCGGCTGCTCGCGCTGACCGGGGAGGTCGCCGACATGGTTCGGCGGCCGGGCTATCGGGGGTGCGCATTCCGCAACTATCTGACCGAGTTCCCGGACGAGGACGACGAGCCCGCCCGTGTCGCCCAGGCCTATCTGGCCGACAGCCGCGCTCAGTGGGACCGCCTCGTCACCGGCATCGGCGGGAACGCACTGCTCGCCGACCGGATCTGGCTCATCGTGAACGGCCTGTACACCGGGCCGCCCGGGCAGGCCGACGTCGCCGTCGAATGGATCACCGAACTGGTCCGCGCGGAACCCGGCAGCGTCATCAGCGCCACCCGTTGA
- a CDS encoding ATP-binding cassette domain-containing protein has product MTGARVSRGPVDPRLLRHARTSRAGIALLTLIGIGQAAATIAIAVALCGIVTGLVTGRSVTVFPEQLTGTTAILLLAAAFTARGALAWAEQVVAQRTAATVTDELRRSLLDRVIRRGPAWVAAYGSGRLTTVLGTGLDALRPWFSGYLPALVLGALLPPLVIVIMAAVDPASAVIALLTMPLLPILGALIGWATKARAERRWAADARLAGHFLDVVRGLPTLKMYGRADHQIDVIADLTDRHRAATMRVLRVAFLSSTALDLVGTLAVGLIAVQAGLRVAAGAMDLGPALLVILLAPEAYRPLREMAARYHASTDAGAVIADVDEILTAPSPSATGLAVEVRCVPTSSHRVPAPEGFRPSDTGRWGVRAAGLRARYPGSLTDALLLPELFVHAGELVALRGPSGAGKTTALRVLAGLHPAESGALAVGSTFYLPQRSALPHARTVADAFPAGTGPAEILAALRSAGLTGEITPETPLGEQVSGISAGQRQRLALAVLLHRAGRAMSSSSSRLVTTAQGRLAPRFPPPVVTLLLDEPTAHLDVTAERLIINRLRDLAARGCAVLVVAHRPALLAAADRIIDVAPPAAPALLTSTVTAVIPNDAEQPSWSAGPSTAAVLRPTTSSPTPTHQPVQPSPATPAQPLPTPAPNTAPPPHGLAPHTASRPGRQGTAQKAAEAARDLNATTHTRPSRSGPKERQGTAQKAAEAGRGFPGRRGWGRLRRPGTAVALGAGSSLAGILLTGAAAWLLVRASVLPPVLSLSAAVVLVRGSAVARPLLRYLERLLAHDVAFASLGARRAQVYANLIPHVPGPRLHRRGDLLTRLVDDVDARVDGLLRGRLPMITAAVTVTVCVLVVVWAAPALGVPLAVGLVIAGVLAPAIAARQVDRQEAATGAARSALRDAVVETVDGIEELSGGGGHPGVPQERSRTLAALEARAARGAGLAAATAHLGWGAAAAGAAVLLTRGGLSAEWSAVVLLSVIVLGETVAGLPEAAIAGRRAAGAEHRVSVLTAGRPPINMTVKPDFDMDDGAADADFNMDDGVIHTDVNILGVDGRISVARPMPAAEASESSEMRAAGAVVDRGRGEVRVEGLVAGWDPRREPVLNCLDLHLPAGSRTVVTGRSGSGKSTLAAVLAGLLTPHAGAVIVNTPDAGTTNANTPNTGTAIVNVPDAGTAIVDAPSTGNADNTGAHAATRDGARTAFEGGTRTGTEGGTAGGNRTTTVTAVGQTVLVGDDTGHVFASTVRENLRLGDRAASDEQLDAVLRRVGLGEWLAGLPAGLDTWLGTGGSTVSGGQRRRLATARALLADPALLILDEPTEGIDEDGAHRLMADLLGAADGRTVLVFAHRVEGFGLADRILSLSRGKLTDITP; this is encoded by the coding sequence CTGACGGGCGCGCGGGTCTCCCGCGGGCCGGTCGACCCACGGCTGCTCCGCCACGCACGGACCAGCCGAGCCGGGATCGCCCTGCTCACGCTCATCGGTATCGGCCAGGCCGCGGCAACGATCGCCATCGCGGTGGCCCTGTGCGGGATCGTGACCGGGCTCGTGACCGGCCGCTCCGTGACGGTCTTCCCCGAGCAACTGACCGGGACGACCGCGATCCTCCTGCTGGCCGCCGCGTTCACGGCACGCGGCGCACTGGCCTGGGCGGAACAGGTGGTCGCCCAGCGCACCGCCGCCACGGTCACCGACGAGCTGCGCCGCTCCCTCCTGGACCGGGTGATCCGTCGCGGCCCCGCCTGGGTCGCCGCCTACGGCTCCGGCCGGCTGACGACCGTACTGGGTACCGGCCTCGACGCCCTGCGCCCATGGTTCTCTGGTTACCTGCCCGCGCTCGTGCTGGGCGCCCTCCTGCCCCCGCTCGTCATCGTGATCATGGCCGCGGTGGATCCCGCCTCCGCGGTGATCGCCCTGCTCACAATGCCGTTGCTGCCGATCCTGGGTGCTCTGATCGGCTGGGCCACCAAGGCCCGCGCCGAACGGCGCTGGGCCGCGGACGCACGCTTGGCGGGTCACTTCCTCGACGTCGTGCGCGGCCTGCCGACCCTCAAGATGTACGGGCGCGCCGACCACCAGATCGACGTCATCGCCGATCTGACCGACCGCCATCGAGCGGCGACCATGCGTGTGCTGCGGGTCGCGTTCCTCTCCTCGACCGCCCTGGACCTGGTCGGCACCCTCGCGGTCGGCCTGATCGCCGTCCAGGCGGGCCTCCGGGTGGCGGCCGGCGCCATGGACCTCGGCCCGGCCCTGCTGGTGATCCTGCTGGCACCGGAGGCCTACCGCCCGCTGCGTGAGATGGCCGCCCGCTACCACGCCTCCACCGACGCGGGCGCCGTCATCGCCGACGTCGACGAGATCCTCACCGCCCCGTCACCGTCAGCGACCGGTCTCGCCGTCGAGGTCCGATGCGTCCCCACCTCATCGCACCGGGTCCCGGCGCCCGAGGGATTCCGGCCGAGCGACACCGGCCGGTGGGGTGTCCGCGCCGCCGGGCTCCGGGCCCGCTACCCCGGCTCGCTCACCGACGCGCTGCTCCTGCCGGAGCTGTTCGTGCACGCGGGGGAACTGGTCGCGTTGCGTGGCCCGTCCGGCGCGGGCAAGACCACCGCGCTGCGCGTACTGGCCGGACTGCATCCCGCCGAATCCGGTGCGCTCGCCGTGGGCAGCACGTTCTACCTGCCGCAGCGCTCGGCGTTGCCGCACGCCCGTACGGTCGCCGACGCCTTCCCGGCCGGGACCGGCCCCGCGGAGATCCTTGCCGCGCTGCGATCAGCCGGCCTGACCGGCGAGATCACCCCGGAGACACCACTCGGCGAACAGGTCTCCGGAATCTCCGCGGGCCAGCGCCAGCGCCTGGCGCTCGCCGTGCTGCTGCACCGGGCCGGCCGGGCGATGTCGTCCTCCTCCTCGCGCCTGGTCACCACCGCACAGGGCCGCCTGGCGCCCCGGTTCCCCCCACCGGTGGTCACGTTGCTGCTGGACGAGCCGACCGCCCACCTGGACGTGACGGCGGAACGCCTGATCATCAACCGCCTGCGAGACCTTGCCGCCCGGGGCTGTGCCGTCCTGGTGGTCGCCCACCGCCCGGCCCTGCTGGCCGCCGCCGACCGCATCATCGACGTCGCCCCACCCGCTGCCCCGGCCCTGCTGACCAGCACGGTGACGGCCGTCATCCCCAACGATGCCGAACAGCCCTCCTGGTCGGCCGGGCCATCGACGGCCGCCGTCCTCCGGCCCACGACCTCATCGCCCACCCCCACCCACCAGCCGGTTCAGCCATCGCCGGCCACACCCGCCCAGCCGCTGCCCACTCCGGCCCCGAATACGGCACCACCACCGCATGGCCTGGCCCCGCACACGGCCAGCCGGCCAGGGCGACAGGGCACGGCACAGAAGGCAGCCGAAGCCGCACGAGACCTGAACGCCACCACCCACACCCGCCCCAGCCGATCAGGCCCGAAAGAACGACAGGGCACGGCCCAGAAAGCCGCCGAAGCCGGCCGCGGCTTCCCAGGGCGGCGGGGGTGGGGCCGGTTGCGGCGGCCCGGGACGGCGGTCGCGCTCGGCGCCGGGTCGTCGCTGGCCGGGATCCTGCTCACCGGGGCTGCGGCGTGGCTTCTCGTACGGGCATCCGTCCTGCCGCCGGTGCTGAGTCTCTCGGCGGCGGTCGTGCTGGTGCGGGGCAGCGCGGTGGCCCGGCCGCTGTTGCGCTACCTGGAACGGCTACTCGCGCACGACGTGGCGTTCGCCTCCTTGGGCGCCCGCCGTGCGCAGGTCTACGCCAACCTGATCCCGCACGTTCCGGGGCCGCGGCTGCACCGGCGCGGCGACCTGCTCACCCGGCTCGTCGATGATGTCGACGCCCGGGTCGACGGGCTCCTCCGCGGCCGCCTGCCTATGATCACCGCCGCCGTGACGGTGACGGTCTGCGTGCTGGTGGTGGTGTGGGCGGCCCCGGCGCTGGGGGTACCGCTCGCGGTGGGCCTGGTGATCGCGGGAGTCCTCGCCCCGGCGATCGCCGCCCGGCAGGTGGACCGCCAGGAAGCGGCAACCGGCGCGGCCCGCTCGGCACTCCGCGACGCGGTCGTGGAGACCGTCGACGGAATCGAGGAACTGAGCGGCGGAGGCGGCCACCCGGGCGTACCACAGGAGCGAAGCCGAACCCTGGCCGCGCTGGAGGCACGGGCGGCCCGTGGAGCCGGGCTGGCAGCGGCGACCGCCCACCTGGGCTGGGGCGCTGCCGCTGCCGGAGCCGCTGTTCTTCTCACGCGCGGAGGTCTGTCCGCGGAGTGGAGCGCCGTGGTGCTGCTGAGCGTGATCGTGCTCGGCGAAACGGTGGCCGGCCTACCTGAGGCAGCGATCGCCGGGCGGCGTGCCGCCGGAGCCGAGCACCGTGTCTCCGTCCTGACAGCCGGTCGCCCACCGATCAACATGACAGTCAAGCCAGATTTCGATATGGACGACGGTGCAGCCGATGCCGACTTCAACATGGATGACGGCGTAATCCATACAGACGTCAACATTCTCGGCGTGGATGGGCGCATCTCCGTTGCTCGCCCGATGCCGGCCGCGGAAGCCTCGGAATCATCGGAGATGCGGGCGGCCGGCGCCGTGGTCGACCGTGGACGGGGCGAGGTTCGGGTCGAAGGGCTTGTCGCCGGGTGGGATCCGAGGCGGGAGCCGGTACTCAACTGCCTGGATCTGCACCTTCCCGCGGGATCGCGGACGGTGGTCACCGGACGATCAGGCTCCGGCAAGTCGACGCTCGCCGCCGTACTCGCGGGTCTCCTGACGCCCCACGCCGGTGCGGTCATCGTCAACACGCCCGACGCCGGCACAACCAATGCCAACACGCCCAACACCGGCACGGCCATCGTGAATGTGCCCGACGCCGGCACGGCCATCGTCGACGCGCCCAGCACTGGCAACGCAGACAACACCGGCGCGCACGCCGCTACCCGAGACGGCGCCCGCACCGCTTTCGAGGGCGGCACCCGCACCGGAACCGAAGGCGGCACCGCCGGCGGCAACCGCACCACCACTGTCACCGCGGTGGGGCAGACCGTGCTGGTGGGGGACGACACCGGGCATGTCTTCGCGTCGACCGTGCGGGAGAATCTGCGGCTCGGGGACCGGGCCGCGAGCGATGAGCAGCTCGACGCTGTTCTTCGGCGGGTGGGGCTCGGTGAGTGGCTGGCGGGGCTGCCGGCCGGGCTGGACACCTGGCTGGGCACCGGCGGCAGCACCGTATCCGGTGGGCAACGCCGCCGTCTCGCGACCGCACGGGCGCTCCTCGCGGATCCGGCGCTGCTGATTCTCGACGAACCCACCGAAGGGATCGACGAGGACGGCGCGCACCGGCTGATGGCGGACCTACTGGGGGCGGCCGACGGGCGTACCGTGCTGGTCTTCGCGCATCGTGTGGAGGGTTTCGGGCTCGCGGACCGGATCCTCAGCCTCAGCCGAGGCAAACTGACCGATATAACCCCTTAA
- the cydB gene encoding cytochrome d ubiquinol oxidase subunit II, whose amino-acid sequence MITFWFAVLVLTWVLYFVLEGFDFGVGVLSPVLGREEHERGAIIRTVGPFWDGNEVWLVAAVGVTFAAFPAWYAALMSALYLPMVAILLLLAVRGVALEFRGKHDSPSWRRRCDLLLAASSGGIVLLWGAVLGVLVDGLALGSDGEVTGTGLSRSLGPLLSPAAGLGALAALLAAVLLGATFLALRTTGPVRRRARDVARHTGTAGAVTLLLIGIGTGNRLALAAAAVVFIAGLQARRSREGTAFTAVALAVAGAVAAVFTAHGSVVLRSTLDPAWSLTRASAAAGPEALRLITIAGVLILPGVLVYQAWSYWVFRRRVASERVAS is encoded by the coding sequence ATGATCACGTTCTGGTTCGCGGTCCTCGTCCTCACCTGGGTGCTCTACTTCGTCCTCGAGGGCTTCGACTTCGGCGTCGGCGTCCTCTCCCCGGTCCTCGGCCGCGAGGAGCACGAGCGCGGCGCGATCATCCGTACCGTCGGCCCGTTCTGGGACGGCAACGAGGTCTGGCTGGTCGCCGCGGTCGGCGTCACCTTCGCCGCCTTCCCCGCCTGGTACGCCGCGCTGATGTCCGCCCTCTACCTGCCGATGGTCGCCATCCTGCTGCTCCTCGCGGTTCGCGGAGTCGCTCTCGAGTTCCGCGGCAAACACGACTCGCCGTCGTGGCGCCGTCGCTGCGACCTGCTGCTCGCCGCGAGTTCCGGTGGCATCGTGCTGCTCTGGGGAGCGGTCCTCGGCGTACTGGTCGACGGCCTCGCCCTCGGCAGCGACGGCGAGGTCACCGGCACCGGGCTCAGCCGCAGCCTCGGTCCCCTGCTCAGCCCCGCCGCCGGTCTCGGCGCGCTCGCCGCGCTGCTCGCCGCCGTCCTGCTGGGCGCGACGTTCCTCGCGCTGCGCACCACCGGCCCGGTGCGCCGCCGGGCACGCGACGTGGCACGCCACACCGGCACGGCCGGCGCGGTCACCCTTCTGCTCATCGGCATCGGTACGGGCAATCGCCTCGCCCTGGCGGCGGCGGCCGTCGTGTTCATCGCCGGGCTGCAGGCGCGGCGCTCCCGGGAGGGCACCGCCTTCACGGCCGTCGCCCTGGCCGTCGCCGGCGCGGTCGCCGCGGTCTTCACCGCCCACGGATCGGTGGTGCTGCGCAGCACCCTCGACCCGGCCTGGTCCCTGACCCGTGCCTCGGCCGCCGCCGGCCCCGAGGCCCTCCGCCTGATCACCATCGCCGGGGTGCTCATCCTGCCCGGCGTCCTGGTCTATCAGGCCTGGTCGTACTGGGTCTTCCGGCGCCGTGTCGCCAGCGAGCGGGTCGCCTCGTGA
- a CDS encoding cytochrome ubiquinol oxidase subunit I encodes MDVLDLTRLQFAVVTIYHYLFVPVSICLSATAAGFHLAWLRTAREKYLHLTKFTGKLLIVTFAVGVVTGLVQEFQFGLGWSAFARFYGDVFGPTLAIEGMLAFFLEATFLALWYFGWDRLPRRLHAATIVVVAVGTLLSAYIILAANSFMQNPVAYELDPSTGRAVLTSFTELMTNEVVLAAFPHTMGGAAMAGGGLLMAIGIWRTVADPAFRTLARVGAWTMLIGGAVTAISGDHLGKVMTAVQPMKMAAAEALYETATAAPFSVFAIGELGHDRPFFSIEIPGLLSFLGTGSFGGTVQGIDDLQTAYTAQYGPGSYVPMIPVAFWTFRLMMGAGILAMAVAAYHLWSTWETTRRVPPLPAFLRPGQGTPRWLRRFVLLAPALPAAANTFGWIFTETARQPWLAFGISKVEDGVSPGLTSAEVIASLAGFTLIYGLLAIAWYRLIVHLSRQPLTPVASEQEEPEPVPAY; translated from the coding sequence ATGGACGTGCTCGACCTGACTCGATTGCAGTTCGCGGTCGTGACGATCTACCACTACCTGTTCGTGCCGGTGTCGATCTGCCTGTCCGCCACGGCGGCCGGATTCCACCTGGCCTGGCTGCGCACCGCCCGCGAGAAGTACCTGCACCTGACCAAGTTCACCGGGAAGCTGCTGATCGTCACGTTCGCGGTCGGCGTGGTCACCGGCCTGGTGCAGGAATTCCAGTTCGGGCTCGGCTGGAGCGCGTTCGCCCGGTTCTACGGCGACGTGTTCGGGCCGACGCTGGCCATCGAGGGGATGCTCGCGTTCTTCCTCGAGGCCACGTTCCTGGCGCTGTGGTATTTCGGGTGGGACCGGCTGCCCCGCCGCCTGCACGCCGCCACCATCGTGGTCGTCGCGGTCGGCACGCTGCTGTCGGCGTACATCATCCTGGCCGCCAACTCGTTCATGCAGAACCCGGTGGCGTACGAACTGGATCCGTCGACCGGGCGGGCCGTGCTCACCAGCTTCACCGAGCTGATGACCAACGAGGTGGTGCTCGCCGCGTTCCCGCACACGATGGGCGGCGCCGCGATGGCCGGCGGCGGGCTCCTCATGGCCATCGGCATCTGGCGCACCGTCGCCGACCCCGCCTTCCGCACGCTCGCCCGGGTCGGCGCCTGGACCATGCTGATCGGCGGTGCGGTCACCGCGATCAGCGGCGACCACCTGGGCAAGGTGATGACGGCCGTGCAGCCGATGAAGATGGCCGCCGCCGAGGCCCTCTACGAGACCGCGACCGCGGCGCCGTTCTCCGTCTTCGCGATCGGCGAGCTGGGCCACGACCGGCCGTTCTTCAGCATCGAGATCCCGGGCCTGCTGTCCTTCCTCGGCACCGGATCGTTCGGCGGGACCGTGCAGGGCATCGACGACCTGCAGACGGCGTACACCGCCCAGTACGGGCCGGGCAGTTACGTACCGATGATCCCGGTCGCGTTCTGGACCTTCCGCCTCATGATGGGCGCCGGGATCCTGGCGATGGCGGTCGCCGCCTACCACCTGTGGTCCACCTGGGAGACCACCCGGCGTGTCCCGCCGCTCCCCGCGTTCCTGCGGCCCGGCCAGGGCACGCCACGCTGGCTGCGCCGGTTCGTCCTGCTCGCCCCGGCGCTGCCGGCCGCCGCCAACACCTTCGGCTGGATCTTCACCGAGACCGCACGACAGCCCTGGCTCGCGTTCGGCATCTCGAAAGTGGAGGACGGCGTCTCCCCCGGCCTCACCAGCGCCGAGGTGATCGCCTCCCTGGCCGGATTCACCCTGATCTATGGCCTGCTCGCCATCGCCTGGTACCGCCTGATCGTCCACCTCTCCCGCCAGCCGCTCACCCCGGTCGCTTCCGAGCAGGAAGAGCCCGAGCCGGTTCCCGCCTACTAG
- a CDS encoding BlaI/MecI/CopY family transcriptional regulator, whose translation MARNDLEREVMAKLWDAREPLTVRQVHDRLSRDRDLAYTTVMTVLDRLAKKGLVVQQRADRAYRYAPAQTREEMTAGVMLDALSATPDRDAALAYFVGQLPPEALKAAIEKAARNIER comes from the coding sequence ATGGCGAGGAACGACCTCGAGCGCGAGGTCATGGCGAAACTGTGGGACGCACGCGAGCCGCTCACCGTCCGGCAGGTGCACGACCGGCTCAGCCGTGACCGCGACCTGGCGTACACGACGGTGATGACCGTCCTCGACCGGCTCGCCAAGAAGGGCCTGGTCGTTCAGCAGCGAGCGGATCGCGCCTACCGTTACGCCCCGGCGCAGACCCGCGAGGAGATGACCGCCGGTGTGATGCTGGACGCGCTGAGCGCCACGCCGGACCGGGATGCCGCGCTCGCCTACTTCGTCGGCCAGCTGCCACCGGAAGCGCTGAAGGCGGCCATCGAGAAGGCCGCCCGTAACATCGAGCGGTGA
- a CDS encoding M56 family metallopeptidase, with product MTALLLGALGLTLSLAVPRLLANARWPDRAPVAAVLLWQALTLTAVLCALGVVLAAPEEVVRAAGARHPETVAALLFSLAVAATIVTRLVVSLVKVTSRARARRDRHRMLVDLLDRVERHDGLSGGEVRVLEAPLPLAYCVPGRNPRVVLSDGVLDVLDREQIDAVLAHERAHLRHKHELVMESFTAFYQAVPGPLRSKAPLDAVHLLLEMVADDAARRRAGHAPLRAALARLADAVPLAEEVTADPEGESRRRRLARLDRPGRSSTALAVAGTAAAAGLLVLPTVIVVVPWLGRALNTWPF from the coding sequence GTGACCGCCCTCCTGCTCGGCGCCCTCGGGCTGACACTGTCGCTTGCCGTGCCGAGGCTGCTGGCGAACGCCCGCTGGCCGGACCGCGCCCCGGTCGCCGCGGTGCTGCTCTGGCAGGCGCTGACCCTGACCGCCGTGCTCTGTGCGCTCGGGGTCGTGCTCGCCGCCCCGGAGGAGGTGGTCCGTGCGGCCGGCGCACGGCACCCGGAGACCGTCGCGGCGCTGCTGTTCTCCCTGGCGGTGGCCGCGACCATCGTGACCCGGCTGGTGGTCTCGCTCGTCAAGGTGACCTCCCGGGCCCGTGCCCGGCGCGACCGGCATCGCATGCTCGTCGACCTCCTTGATCGGGTGGAACGCCATGACGGGCTGAGCGGGGGAGAGGTGCGGGTGCTGGAGGCGCCCCTGCCGCTGGCCTACTGCGTGCCGGGCCGGAACCCGCGGGTGGTGCTCAGCGACGGCGTGCTCGACGTGCTCGACCGGGAGCAGATCGACGCCGTCCTCGCCCACGAGCGAGCCCACCTGCGGCACAAGCATGAACTGGTGATGGAGTCGTTCACGGCCTTCTATCAGGCCGTGCCCGGGCCGCTGCGGTCGAAGGCGCCGCTGGACGCCGTACACCTGTTGTTGGAGATGGTGGCCGACGATGCCGCGAGGCGCCGCGCCGGGCACGCGCCGCTGCGGGCCGCGCTGGCTCGTCTCGCCGACGCCGTCCCCTTGGCGGAGGAGGTGACCGCCGACCCGGAGGGTGAATCGCGGCGGCGGCGCCTGGCGCGGCTGGATCGTCCGGGCCGTAGCTCGACGGCCCTCGCGGTGGCCGGGACGGCAGCGGCCGCGGGCCTGTTGGTGTTACCCACAGTGATCGTCGTCGTGCCGTGGCTGGGGCGTGCACTGAATACCTGGCCATTTTAG
- a CDS encoding C40 family peptidase, which yields MKRNGARRAGLLRILVCALAAAGLVITGPVAAHATPSPSTVEGQIDEEWNKLEPVIEDYNANHTKLTKLRKQQKQLAKTLTPLQLQVDVAMAQVRGLAVDAYMQGPPGNLNALLSGDPDGLVEKLTLLDQLAQNQEASISNVAKLRDKYAADKAKVDQLESEISARDTDLGTKKTAIEKEITKLQKLRIQAYGDANIDDGPLRTGPCPVTYTNDKGGRAAQKACDLIGKPYVFGSEGPGSYDCSGLTKEAWAAVGVHLEHYTKDQWGSGTAVSRSELKPGDLVFYYSDVHHVAIYIGGGQVVHAPHTGDHVRMATIDRGPIAGYRRPG from the coding sequence GTGAAACGCAATGGCGCGCGTCGCGCCGGCCTGCTGCGCATCCTGGTTTGCGCGCTCGCCGCGGCCGGCCTGGTGATCACGGGTCCGGTGGCGGCCCATGCCACTCCCTCGCCGTCCACCGTCGAGGGTCAGATCGACGAAGAGTGGAACAAACTCGAGCCCGTCATCGAGGATTACAACGCCAACCACACGAAGCTGACCAAGCTGCGGAAGCAGCAGAAGCAGCTGGCGAAGACGCTGACGCCGCTTCAGCTTCAGGTGGATGTCGCGATGGCGCAGGTGCGAGGTCTGGCGGTCGACGCCTACATGCAGGGCCCGCCGGGAAACCTCAACGCTCTGCTGAGTGGTGACCCGGACGGTCTGGTGGAGAAGCTCACGCTGCTCGACCAGCTCGCCCAGAACCAGGAGGCCTCGATCTCCAACGTCGCGAAGCTCCGCGACAAGTACGCCGCCGACAAGGCCAAGGTCGACCAGCTCGAGTCCGAGATCTCCGCCCGCGACACGGATCTCGGGACGAAGAAGACGGCGATCGAGAAGGAGATCACGAAGCTCCAGAAGCTCCGGATCCAGGCGTACGGCGACGCGAACATCGACGACGGCCCTCTGCGCACCGGCCCGTGCCCGGTCACGTACACCAACGACAAGGGTGGCCGTGCCGCGCAGAAGGCGTGCGACCTGATCGGCAAGCCCTATGTCTTCGGCTCCGAGGGGCCGGGCAGTTACGACTGCTCGGGCCTGACGAAGGAGGCGTGGGCCGCGGTCGGTGTGCACCTCGAGCACTACACGAAGGACCAGTGGGGCTCGGGCACAGCGGTGAGCCGGAGCGAGTTGAAGCCGGGTGACCTCGTCTTCTACTACTCCGACGTGCATCACGTCGCCATCTACATCGGTGGCGGTCAGGTGGTGCACGCTCCGCACACGGGAGACCATGTGCGGATGGCCACCATCGATCGGGGGCCCATCGCCGGCTATCGCCGACCGGGCTAG
- a CDS encoding MarR family winged helix-turn-helix transcriptional regulator, whose product MEELPSWVLSQVSAQGHRIIVERFGAVGARGYHYRLLHSLVTDGPASQAALGRRTGIYLSDLVGALNELESAGYVQRSPDPADRRRNVVGLTERGRERAVELSERAHAVQDELLAPLSGPEREQLTGLLQRLWEHHRSGG is encoded by the coding sequence GTGGAAGAGCTGCCAAGCTGGGTGCTGAGTCAGGTCTCGGCGCAGGGTCACCGGATCATCGTCGAGAGGTTCGGGGCGGTGGGGGCGCGGGGCTACCACTACCGGCTGCTGCACTCACTGGTCACCGACGGTCCGGCCAGTCAGGCGGCGCTCGGCCGCCGCACCGGGATCTATCTGAGCGATCTGGTCGGGGCGCTCAACGAGCTGGAGTCGGCGGGCTATGTGCAGCGGTCACCCGACCCGGCGGACCGGCGGCGCAACGTCGTCGGGCTCACCGAGCGAGGGCGGGAGCGGGCCGTGGAGTTGTCGGAGCGGGCGCACGCGGTCCAGGACGAGCTGCTGGCGCCCCTGTCCGGCCCCGAGCGCGAGCAGCTGACCGGGCTGCTGCAGCGACTGTGGGAGCACCATCGATCGGGTGGGTGA